One Paucibacter aquatile genomic window, GATCAAGAACACCGACCAGCGCAGCAAGGACTACGGCAACATCCTGGATACCTTCCGTCCGGGCCATGCCGACTACAGCTACTACCGCAAGTACGGCCTGCGCGATCCGCGCGGCGGCGGCCGCTCCTCGGCCCGCCTGACCGCACCCATGGTCGGTGCCGGCGCCGTGGCGCGCAAATGGCTGAAAGAGAAATTCGGCACCGAGTTCCGCGGCTGCATGACCCAGCTCGGCGAGATCGAGATCCCCTTCGAGGGCTGGCAGCATGTGGGCGACAACCCCTTCTTCGCCGCCAACTCCAGCAAGATCGCCGAGCTGGAGGCGTATATGGATGCGCTGCGCAAATCCGGCGATTCGGTCGGTGCGCGCATCCGCGTCGAGGCCACCGGCGTGCCTGTGGGTCTGGGCGAGCCCTTGTTTGACAAGGTCGATGCCGACATCGCCTACGCCCTGATGGGCATCAACGCGGTCAAGGGCGTGGAGATCGGCGCCGGCTTCGGCGTGGTGGCCCAGCGCGGCAGCGAGCATGGCGACGAGCTGACCCCGTTCGGCTTCGCCAGCAACAACGCCGGCGGCATGCTGGGCGGCATCTCGACCGGGCAGGACATCGTGGCCTCCATCGCCATCAAGCCGACCAGCTCGATCCGCAACCCCAAGGCCTCGATCAACCGCGCCGGCGAGCCGGCCGTGGTCGAGACCTTTGGCCGCCACGACCCTTGCGTGGGCATCCGCGCCACACCGATCGCCGAGGCCATGCTGGCCCTGGTGTTGATGGACCATGTGCTGCGCCATCGCGCGCAGTGCGGCGATG contains:
- the aroC gene encoding chorismate synthase; this translates as MSGSTFGELFRVTNFGESHGPAIGCVIDGCPPGLALSEADIQPELDRRRPGTSRHVTQRNEPDAVEILSGVFEGYTTGTPICLLIKNTDQRSKDYGNILDTFRPGHADYSYYRKYGLRDPRGGGRSSARLTAPMVGAGAVARKWLKEKFGTEFRGCMTQLGEIEIPFEGWQHVGDNPFFAANSSKIAELEAYMDALRKSGDSVGARIRVEATGVPVGLGEPLFDKVDADIAYALMGINAVKGVEIGAGFGVVAQRGSEHGDELTPFGFASNNAGGMLGGISTGQDIVASIAIKPTSSIRNPKASINRAGEPAVVETFGRHDPCVGIRATPIAEAMLALVLMDHVLRHRAQCGDVALPLAPIPGARPAAGADGSAE